From Quercus lobata isolate SW786 chromosome 1, ValleyOak3.0 Primary Assembly, whole genome shotgun sequence, one genomic window encodes:
- the LOC115953679 gene encoding basic leucine zipper 34-like, which yields MEGFNSMVPTQGNDGSNTSFIPFPPSHGNVSSGMPCNNASGSSVQGVAAIASEPKTENQQAPQGPREPESNVDPKRLRRILASRQYSQKYRLKQLQYILQLETEVKALQAELAINSPRISYSDRQNSLLREENNSMKQKLDAFSSELMLKEAEYEDLKKERALLMKFFRIYQPELQLPEMFEANHQLANMGLNQLEINDDFMEPGVPQMLNQNLNKFGVGGPSYNFM from the exons atgGAGGGATTTAATTCGATGGTACCAACTCAAGGGAATGATGGCTCCAACACCTCCTTTATTCCATTTCCACCATCGCATGGAAATGTTAGCTCTGGTATGCCCTGCAACAATGCAAGTGGTAGCTCTGTCCAAGGAGTTGCAGCTATTGCAAGTGAGCCCAAAACTGAGAACCAGCAGGCCCCTCAAGGTCCCCGTGAACCAGAATCCAACGTTGACCCCAAGAGGCTGAGAAG AATTCTGGCAAGCAGGCAATACTCGCAGAAATATCGACTCAAACAGCTTCAATATATTCTGCAACTTGAAACTGAAGTGAAGGCTCTGCAG GCCGAATTAGCGATCAATTCCCCTAGGATTTCATATAGTGATCGCCAAAACTCACTTCTACGAGAAGAAAACAATTCTATGAAGCAAAAACTTGATGCCTTCTCCAGTGAACTTATGCTCAAAGAAG ctgaatatgaggatctgaagaaagaaagagcatTGCTGATGAAGTTCTTTAGGATTTATCAACCAGAACTGCAACTGCCAGAGATGTTCGAAGCTAATCATCAACTGGCGAATATGGGCTTGAACCAACTTGAGATCAATGATGATTTCATGGAACCTGGTGTGCCGCAGATGCTGAACCAGAACCTGAACAAATTTGGGGTTGGAGGGCCTTCTTACAACTTCATGTAA